Sequence from the Festucalex cinctus isolate MCC-2025b chromosome 21, RoL_Fcin_1.0, whole genome shotgun sequence genome:
CATCTTCTGCAAGGTAACACATGGAAAACGACACGTTCATTGATTTTCGTTTTAGAATAGAAGGCCCGAAAGTGAAGTACAGCTTGGTTTTCTTGTTTGTTGTCTGGAACGGGTAAAGAAACTTCTAATATCAGTTTGgtattccatttttatttcaaatacgAAACTAGGACATAGCACGAGACACAAATTGAAAAGcgtcttgtgtttttgtttttgattgccGGAAGTTGTCACCTTGAGCATTTCTCGTACTGACCAGGACAACGACATAAGTCATTCAAATTACTACTGTATCTCTTCGAGTAGCCATGTTGAATTTTCGCCATAACCGCCCACCGCTACTGTTTCCTAACGGACTTACCTatgattattatatatttggtaTGTGCATCCGTGTGTGTTTACTACTCTTCCACAAATATGTCCCACTTTTATGACACTCACGTCCACACTTTCGCTGATTCGATCTTTTCACTGTTTGGTAAGATTTGTCCCGCCTCAGAAATGAGCTTAATACCGACAGTGAGCAGTCTCTTCCGCTATTCGTCTGATTTCCAGGCTAGCAATCCTACGCCTTGTTTTCCACTATttggttataaaaaaaaattctcataagACAGGACCTCAAACTgagggcaaaaacaaaacaaaacatcaagacATACTCAGTTCAGAGTTGCGATGTTTGCGGTGTCACATGCATAACCTCTATGGCAATTTACAGAAAACCAGTcacaatttatattttaattatatcaaataaaaaatttacttgtAATTCAAATAGAAGTAGCACGGGAAAACAACCATCAAGTATACAGTATAAGGATAATGCTGACAATCTTGCTGTTCTTCATCCTACGAGGAAACTGTGAGCAATTCTACAAGAACAGAATTGCAGCCTTtttccatgttaggtttgtttgtttcctacGGCCTCTGTGCTTCTTGTTTTCATACAGCCGCACATCCTGCCCCCAAACATAATCTTGCTTTGTGATTGGTCTGAACAGATCGGTGAAAATCAGCAGGCTTggtacaagatggattctcgGGGGTTTGTGTACTCATAAATCCcacgagaattcagcttgcagacAAGTTTAGGATCAGACAGAAGACAATATCATTTTTTTAGATGCCACGCTGTCGCCATTTCCTGGGCAGTAGGAGGAATGCTGTCGGTGACAACTTctggaatccatccatccatttttcagaacAACTTATcccacacaagggtcgcggcggTGCTggaatccaaaacaaaaatgtaagtcATTTTTCCATCTGCATGTTGTACTATATCCTTTACgtttttgaaataaatattgaaaatcAAACTGTTATTAGGCTTTTACCCGTTCTAGACAACAAACGAGAAAATCAAGCtgtatttcaattaaaaaaaaaaaaaaatcatacacagCAACCaaaagacagagagagacaccCTATGGAAGTCCATTCctgccagttaaaaaaaataaaaaataaaaaattggaggCCCATGgggaaaaagttgtttttttgtttttttcccccatcttcAGAAGCCCATTTCTGCCAGTGCGGAAAAGAAGTacgtatatataatataatataatataatataatataatataatataatataatataatataatataatatcacATATCCTCTCACATATTTGTAACCCATCTTTCAAAACTGGTACAGTCATCCCTCGCTATaacacggttcacttttcgcggtctcgctgtatcgcggattttttttaactgcaattttgcatatttttttacagtaatatacccattttataaaatttatgaaggtttgaacattgtcaatatttgaacaagagagaaatatgagaacatgtaaatgcctcaatgagaaaagtgtataaattgtgcggtcggggattttagagccttaaaacatttataagagttgtaaaacataaagctaactacttcgcagatttcatttattgcgggtattttttggaacctaaccccagcggaaaacgagggaacactgtattttattttcctctGAAAAATGAAAACGGCAGAAGTTATTCCGTTTTATAAGAGTGgagataaacatttatttactaatTACAAGCATATATTGTTACTACCATAGTTATAAAaaaatctagaaaaaaataTCTTCACATAGACTTGACATATAAATGGCTGAAAGGTTATCAACAGAAATCGGCATGTGCAGTTTAACAATTTCAAATCAAAGGAGTTGAGGATATCTTACGGGGTCCCACAAGGGTCTGTGCGCTGCCCTAAATTATTCATAATACTGTATTTCAGTGACATTTGCTGTGTCTCCAAAGTGCGATATAAACCCTTCTAACCTTCTGTTTCCTGATGACACAACTTTACACTGTTCTGGAGAATCTCTCAAGTGGCTTCCGGCTACTGTGGAATCATTAAATATATCCTTTATTGTCAGAGTGAATGATATGAATGAATAAGACTCAAAACataccaataacgtgtaaagacatgtaaatccaggttaaaaaggGTGCTCTTTTCCCGTAACCTATAATTAAGgtctttcaaagtatttttaaaatggtgttttcaaaaatattctTGCACTATATATGCTCATGTAGTCATTTTCCTAAGTTATTTTTGGTCTTTAGTAATTTTCTTATCAAACTTTCACTGTAACTGCTTTGAGATGTACTTTTAATGACAGTATGTGAGGCATATTGGTacatttagagctgtcaaagttaatcgagtaatcgattattaaattaatcgtCAACTATTTTGATAATCGAGTAGtcctttggagccattttttaaatttaaatggcCCAAATCGTTGtttactgatttctgtagtccttcatgaaagaagactgattatcttttgtgtttcatcaaaataatacatttgccaACATCTGTGTTTTTTTACTCTGGGAGacaatgaccaaaccggtaacatagttacaatactcccttttttttttttcttctttttttttttcctaatatcACTATACGAATATCAATATACGAATACGAAGTATGATATAATCACCAAACACTGAttaacagtaatcagggggaacatgcttttgtaatacactttaatacaaaattaaaatgaatctgattagtagattgaataatcgatagattgatcggttctaaaaatattcgatagtaggggtgtgccaaaaaattgattcataaaagaatcgagattctcattcattaattgaatcgaatcgatgataatatccaaaaattgattttatttaaattagaaatgaagaagaaggggaaaaggcagttgtagtccacatgctgtttttgtggaaaagggcacttacaatacaaaattaataaatgtttaaacaaacaaaaaaaacaaaaaaacactgtctttatttgtcattttgtcttgcaaagcagactggagtagatcatgacaatgttgtgcatatttgtaaattgaagcagaaatcatttgtcaatcaaatacttttgaatcgaaaatcgattctgaatcgaatcgtagacccaaatattgtaatcgaatcgaatcgtgagacagtcaaagattcccagccctattcgatagtgacagcactcgttacgttgtgtatgaaatgtgccagAAATCAGTGATACTGAGGTAGTGGTAAACGGCTAAGCGGtatgaaaaatgttcttttctttttaagccCCCTGTATAAGACtacccatcttttttttttctttttttttcttttttaattaatgtcagGATATTACCGTAATCACAATTTATGTTgtgcactgtcaatttgaaatgtcctgtttttaaacaactagaaatgcttttttttttatccgattaattgacaaaataatCGACAGATTAATCAATTACAATTATCGTTAGTTGCAGCCCTAATTAAGATTTTTATATGTagcatgtcatttttttattgcactataaaatgtatttgaatattTGCATTAGCTTGAAATCTGAAAAATTCTGACCTTGAAATCTTGTTCAAGCCATTCCTTTTGGAAGGGAAGTCATTAACCTGAAAAAGTACACAGcatagtccaaaaaaaaaacacgactagtcggttagtggaaaaaaaaaccccctcaaaatattgaattaaaaaaataaataaataaaggagcaGTTTGTTGCCTGATCTAGTAGTTTGACTTTGACATGTACTGTAGTTTGAACGAAGTCTGTATTTTGCTACTTACGTCAACATGAGATTATTATCAGTATGTGGACTTTGTGACCATTATTGATAGTTGATTGAAAGGCATCTCAGTTGGTGATTGTATGTCAGGTGTGGAGAGAAGGAGCTCATTGCACCCGCAGGTGCTTTCCCTTTCCAGTAGGTTGAAAGCAAAACTGGATTGTAATCAACTTGTGAAAAGTGTTTGAGAATGTTACTCACtgctttgctttttgtttgCATGACAGCATGGGCGAGCTTTCAGGCAGCCGACCGACTCTTACGGAAGCGAAGGAGTGCAACCTTCATTTGGACACATGATGACTGTGAGTATgcagtgttgtgttgtgtgcttgAGGAGCTGGTCCCGTCGTACTCTCAAAgattcggacaaaaaaaaattcatctcAAAATTCCGAGTCACGATTCCAGAACATTCTCTGAGCAACAAATGGACAGAATCTCGTATGTAAAACATCCTGATTCAAAAACGTTTCGGCCACTCTGAGCAAGTCCTTGCACTAAGAATCTTTGGGAATTGGGCCCCTGATTTGTGATATTACATTGGGCCACAAGATGGACATGAGTGTGACCACCTATCAAACACTTATGGAcatgtttaaatttttttttttggtcccgccTGGTTGTTTCCATTGGTTCTTTTCTCCTCTCATGTTTGTGTGTACAACATAATGCAGtggttttcaattttatttagtgATGTAAAATATTATTTCAGCCAATTACTAGCTAATCGGTGCCAAAccaaaacagcaaaaaataaataaataaataaatacatcaaattaAAGTGCCGTGCCATCTGTTTCAGGTTTATTAAACTTTGCCGTTTGCAGTGGTATATATGcctccataaataaataaattataaataaatatttgtacctAAAAATAGTGTCCTCCTTTCTGATCCTATTAtagatcttttttttcaaaaagcaaCAATTcacttaattttaaataaaaataaactgctAAAGAAATCTTAAAATAAAGGTGTTTGTCAAAAGATGAAATATTATATCCGCAAGGTTGAATAATTtccattcaaaaagtcaaactttcatACATTGTCGATTCAGGGCCCacaatttaaatgttttcaagtatttatttgtttatctttACATTATTTGCGCTTCCAGCTCATAAAACCCATGAAAAGAGGATTTCAAAAAATTTGAATACTGTAAAGGAATCACTTCCCAGTGTTttgcatggggaaaaaaaggattgATGGATGGTATTTTGAAAGCGATATGTCTATCTTCAGCAGTTGGTTGGGAATCTCTTTGCCTGCTTTTATCACTGCCTCCATGTGCTGTGACATTGCCTGGGGGTCGTGGAAGCCCAGACTTTCTTCATGCTTGCTGTCAGCTCTTTGCTTTTGGATCTGGTGGCCCTCATTTCCCTCAAACTACTGATGATTGACATACTGTTTTAAAAATACCATCAATCAATCCATTTTTTCCAAGCAAAACACTGGGAAGTATGTGtggtgatttcttttttttttttttgccatcctgTTTTTGTGGGTTTTAATGAGCTAGAAGCCCAAATGATGTaaagataaacaaataaatacttgaaaGCACTTAATCTACAATTTATGAAAGTTTGACTTTGAAAGGAATTATGGATATTATTCAACTTTGAGGTGTTCTGGCAACTTTTTGAACAGGTTGGCATTTCTCGTGTGATGTTGTCACATGactgctttttatttgaaatgtttcacACCTGTGATGCCTCATTAACCCTGATGAAGGCTTTTTGAGTGGGAAATGTGTTTACAATAAACTCCTTTGTAAGTGTGCCACAACCTATCCATGGCTTTTTAGTCACGATTTTTGGAAGTTCACCTTCAATGTTtttgacacttaaaaaaaaaaaacttggttaACACGAGTGTCACGTCAAAACATGTCCAAAAGTGTGCGATGATGTTGCAAATTACTTTTCATGGCAGTGCGAGATGTCAGATGATTGGCTCACGTCCGCCCTGGTGCCACATATACAAAGTGTCTCATTCCAAGTAAGTGACATCTCACAAGTGCTTCCATGTGTCATCGATGTTTGCTAAAATGCTTTCAATTTGTCATGTCAGCTTTTCTGTTCAATAAATAGTTGAACTTAAATGGgagtctttgttttttatgagtCAATGTGCCCTCAACTCATTGCAAGCAGACTATTTCAAGGCCTGAGGTGAGAGTTGCACAGCACAGGTGTAATGTTACTACTCCTGTTGGTCTCCACATGACTTCAAACGACATCACTTGTCAAATTCATGTAGCTTTGGGTGATGTGAGATTGAAGGGAACAAGTGACAAACTCGTGTCTATTGTAGTGACTGATGTGCAACGCTGATCTCAAGACTTAgtgccttggaaaaaaaaaactcactactATCACCACCCCTAACCCCGCCCAATTTTGACTGCACCAATCACAATGCAGACCTAATTTGCATAACCAATCAAATTGTGGACATTTGCATAACCACACCCACTTTTCCCAATCTGACCAATCATGGTGCTTGAAATTTACATAACCACGCCCACTTTTagaccagccaatcacagtgcttCTAATTTGCATAGCCATGCCCAcatagcaaccaatcacagcattttattctcattgCTCCACCCCCTTCCAGTGCCATCAGCGAATCATCAAGCTTTATTCCAGCCTCATCGCACccattttcaggattttttttggggggggggaatccagGGGGAAATTTAggtgggggattttttttgggggggggggaatccagGGGGAAATTtaggggggggattttttttttccaggggggaactttggaatttttatttagatttttttttttttttttaagtttaagatATTTGTGATGTGTTTAAGAACAAATTGATAGTATAAGTGTTCCTTGTAATCAAGCTTTATTTCTTTTGCAGAGTAAACAATTCAAGCAAACAAGTGATACAAGCTGGATGACAGTCTGCTTGTCCGTGCCTGGTTTGCCGCGAAGAAGCGTgtggacctaaaaaaaaataaagggggaaaaaaaaggtaagtCAAAAATGTTAAGTCAGCTTGTGCAGATAAAGATGTTCTTGGCTTGAACCCTACCAAGATGTTTTCTGCAAACACTTCACACAACTGCATTTTCAGGAAGCTAATGCTTGTCTTGATGTTGACCAGGTGCTCCATCATCCTCCACACTGGACACAAGAAGTCGTCATACAACTTGACACAAttttagcatgctagctgaAATGAAATGTGCCTTCCCTTACCGGCTGAGGGCTCATCCTGAGGCAGACTTGGTCTTCTTTCACCCTGGAGCATTCTAGCAGCTTCatctgcaagacaaaatgagcaAGCAAGTGGACACGGTGGCaagcatttttagttgactCTTTTATGATTAACCTTGTGTTGAAGCAGCAGGCCACTCATGTCGGCGCACTTGAACCACTGACTACTAGTGGCAGGTGACTCACCTGGAACGGACTGCTGCAGAGACTTCCCCAAGATGGACAAACATGCACAACACAAGAGACCAGTTAAGATGCCATGTAGCACGTTTATTTGCATGTCAAGATTGAAAATGCAGGCAGCTTTGGCAGCATCTTCAAGTTGATGGAGAATATGACACAGCAGGTGGAGGGTCCTGGTTGCAGAAACACCAACAGATGACACTTATTGGAAGCTGCGCTGCAGGCAGAGTCAAAGGAAAAGCAGGTGAGTGCTCTTTAAACTGAAACATGCCAAGTTTGCTTGGAGCGCACATCTGTCTTTATTCACGTTGGACACAAGTTGATCATGACATGTTTCTTGAAAACCTGCACTAGAGCCACCTATGATttattaa
This genomic interval carries:
- the LOC144009924 gene encoding uncharacterized protein LOC144009924 isoform X1 — protein: MPRCRHFLGSRRNAVGDNFWNPSIHFSEQLIPHKGRGGAGIQNKNHGRAFRQPTDSYGSEGVQPSFGHMMTCEMSDDWLTSALVPHIQSVSFQSKQFKQTSDTSWMTVCLSVPGLPRRSVWT
- the LOC144009924 gene encoding uncharacterized protein LOC144009924 isoform X2, translated to MPRCRHFLGSRRNAVGDNFWNPSIHFSEQLIPHKGRGGAGIQNKNHGRAFRQPTDSYGSEGVQPSFGHMMTSKQFKQTSDTSWMTVCLSVPGLPRRSVWT